The sequence GTAGGGAATCCCGTAGAACGCGACGGGACCGTGCTCGTCGTCCAGCACGACGGGGGAGGTGATGCCGGCCACCGTGGTCATCAAGTGCAGACCGCCCGCCCGGGAGAAGGCGGCGCCCGCGCCCAGCCTCGCGGCGGAGTCGTGGTTGCCGGATGTGGCGATGATGACGGCACCGGCGTCGCGGATCTCTTCGAAACCGCGGTTGCACACAGTGACGGCGTCCGCACTGGGAATCGAGCGGTCGTACACGTCCCCGGGAACGACCACGACGTCCACCGAGTACTCGCGGACCAGCGCGGCGATCGAGTCGAGAACCCGGGACTGATCGGCGAGCAGATCCACTCCGTGGAACGTGCGTCCGATGTGCCAGTCCGACGTGTGCAGGATCCTCATGTCTCGGACGGTAGAGCACGGTGCCGACAAATCCCGAACACCCCCGCCGCGTGGCGGGAAACCGATCGGCGGCGCCCGGACAGAGGGCGACCTCGTACCGCCGATTCGTGAGGAACGGCACAATTACCGTGCGAGTCCGGTCTCCGACCGGTCACGCCAACGGCGATAGTCGACATGTTGCCGCTACTGTCGTTGTGTGTCTGCAACCCAACGTGCTCGCTCCGGGGTGCCGCTCGATCGGCAGTCGATTGTCGGGTCGGTTCCCGGTCTCCCCTGGTGGGGTGTCATTCTTCTGGCCGTCGGAGTCACCTGTCTCGGGTTCGTGGCCGATGCGGCCGGCGGGAGCGAACTCACAGCGGCGTTCTCGACGTTCTATTTCCTCGGCTGCGTCCTCGCCGTGGTGGCTGCCGGCAACAGCGCCCTCTTCACCGCCATCGTGCAACCGCCGCTGATCCTGTTCGTCGGCGTACCGCTGGGCCAGAGCCTGATCGCGGAGGAGAACAGCACAGCCCTGCGGGACCTCGCCATCAATGTCGCGTACCCGCTGGTCAACCGGTTTCCGATCATGCTGGCCGCCACAGTCGTCGTCCTGGTGATCGGCGGGCTGCGGCTCTTCCTCCTCCAGCAGCGTCGAACTGGGCCCGCCCGTACGTCGGAACGGCGCCGCACGCCTCGTTCGGTACGCGAGGGCACGCGCACCCGTCGAACCGCACCGGACGCCGACGAGTCGGCCACGAGGTTGCGGCAGAGGCGTTCCGCCCGGGAGCACCCTCGCTCCTCGGCGCGGCGGGCCGACAGCCCGCCTCCGCGTCGGTCGGCGTCTTCGGGCCGCCCCACTCCCCCGCCACCGGTATCCGACAGAATCTCGCAGGCACCCCGCTCTACCCAGGTACCGCGCAGCGCACAGCCGCCCCGGTCCACTGAAGCACCGCGATCGGCACAGACACCGCGATCGACCCCGCAGCGGCCGACGGCCCGCTACCGTTCCACCGACGTGCCTGCTCACCCGATTCCTCAGGTGCGCTATCGGGACCGCTACGAACCACCGTTCGAGACGGAGCAGCCCCGCTGACCCCGGGCGCCCGGCACGGTGTCAGTGCCGGGCGGCGCGAAGCTCCCGGGGGAGCGCGAAGACAAGTGTCTCGTTGGCAGTCGTGACCGGCTGGACGTCGTGGAACCCGTGCTCGGCCAGTAGGTCGATCACACCGCGCACGAGAATTTCCGGTACCGAGGCGCCGGAAGTGATGCCGACCGTGCGAACACCGTCGAGCCACGCCGGATCCACCTCACGGGCGAAGTCGACGAGGTACGACGCTTTCGCGCCGGCTCCGAGAGCCACCTCGACGAGGCGCACCGAGTTGGACGAGTTGCGGGAGCCCACCACGATCACCAGATCGCACTCGGGGGCCATCGCCTTGACCGCCACCTGACGGTTCTGGGTGGCGTAGCAGATGTCGTCGCTGGGCGGATCCTGCAGGTGGGGGAACTTCTCCCGGAGCCGCGCCACGGTCTGCATGGTCTCGTCGACGCTCAGCGTGGTCTGCGACAGCCAGATGACCTTCGACTCGTCGCGGACCGAGACGGCATCCACCGACTCGGGTCCGTCGACCAGTTGCACATGGTCGGGGGCTTCGCCGGCAGTGCCTTCCACTTCCTCGTGGCCCTCGTGGCCGATGAGGAGAATGTCGTAGTCGTCGCGGGCGAACCGTTTCGCTTCCTGGTGCACCTTGGTGACCAGTGGACACGTCGCATCGATGGTGCGGAGATTGCGGGCTGCGGCCGACTCGTGCACGGCCGGTGACACACCGTGCGCAGAGAATACGAGCAACGCACCCTCGGGCACCTCGTCGGTTTCGTCGACGAAGATCACGCCGCGCTCGGTGAGCGTTTCCACCACGTGGCGGTTGTGCACGATTTCTTTGCGGACGTAGATCGGGGCGCCGTGCTTCTCCAGCGCCTTCTCGACCGTTTCGACAGCGCGGTCGACGCCGGCGCAGTACCCGCGGGGTTCGGCGAGCAGCACTCGCTTCTCACCGCTCGCATGCACTCCCGAATCTGCCGAACGTGTGATACCCACATTGAGTGGAACAGCCGAAGACATGGTTCCAGCGTACGGGTCGCCCCCCGGCTAAGACACTTTCGCCGGGCCTCCGGAGGGGTACTGTGCGCGTCATCGAGTCGAGTCGTCCACGCTGTGGGCACGTCGGCTACCCAAACGTGCCGATGTCAGGCAGGCTGTGAGCATGATTCGTCCCCCGTTCGTGGCGCGCGTCGCCGCTGGAATCGCCGTGACGGCCGTCGAAGAAGCAAGGAGGCTGCCCACGACGGCGGTCACTCTGCCGATGACTGCGGTCAGCCAGGTGCTGCAGACCACGATGCGTGTCCAGCAGACCATGACGGCGCTGGCCATCAAGGGTGACCAGGCTTTTGCCCTCATCCACTGGTCGCACGACGAAGAGCAGCCGTCCTGGGCGGTGTTCGACGAGGACACCGACGGAGAACCCGACATCGAGGACGCGCCGGACGATCGTCCCGCCGGGCCCGGCCGCTTCGCGCTGTACTCCCTCAGCCCTCAGGGTGACGACCTCGCAGAGAAGTCCACCGCCCCCACCGGCCCGAAGGCTCCGAGTACCAACGGTGTGGCGAAGACCACGACCCCGAAGCCCGCCTCCGCAGTCGCCGAACCCGAGATCGCCGCCTACCTCGACTATTCGTCGCTGACCCTTGCCCAGTTGCGGGCCCGCCTGCGCTCGCTGTCCGTCGAGGACCTGACAGCGCTGCTGGACTACGAGACGGCGACCCTTGCCAGGGCACCCTTCCTGACCATGCTGACCAATCGCATCACCACCGCCAAGGCCAAGTGACTTCCGCCCAGTCCCGCGCAGCCAGTACAGCACCGAGTACCGCCGACAAACCGTGGCCGGTTCGCACCGTCTCGGCC comes from Rhodococcus oxybenzonivorans and encodes:
- a CDS encoding 4-hydroxy-3-methylbut-2-enyl diphosphate reductase — encoded protein: MSSAVPLNVGITRSADSGVHASGEKRVLLAEPRGYCAGVDRAVETVEKALEKHGAPIYVRKEIVHNRHVVETLTERGVIFVDETDEVPEGALLVFSAHGVSPAVHESAAARNLRTIDATCPLVTKVHQEAKRFARDDYDILLIGHEGHEEVEGTAGEAPDHVQLVDGPESVDAVSVRDESKVIWLSQTTLSVDETMQTVARLREKFPHLQDPPSDDICYATQNRQVAVKAMAPECDLVIVVGSRNSSNSVRLVEVALGAGAKASYLVDFAREVDPAWLDGVRTVGITSGASVPEILVRGVIDLLAEHGFHDVQPVTTANETLVFALPRELRAARH
- a CDS encoding lipid droplet-associated protein, whose translation is MIRPPFVARVAAGIAVTAVEEARRLPTTAVTLPMTAVSQVLQTTMRVQQTMTALAIKGDQAFALIHWSHDEEQPSWAVFDEDTDGEPDIEDAPDDRPAGPGRFALYSLSPQGDDLAEKSTAPTGPKAPSTNGVAKTTTPKPASAVAEPEIAAYLDYSSLTLAQLRARLRSLSVEDLTALLDYETATLARAPFLTMLTNRITTAKAK
- a CDS encoding DUF6542 domain-containing protein, which encodes MSATQRARSGVPLDRQSIVGSVPGLPWWGVILLAVGVTCLGFVADAAGGSELTAAFSTFYFLGCVLAVVAAGNSALFTAIVQPPLILFVGVPLGQSLIAEENSTALRDLAINVAYPLVNRFPIMLAATVVVLVIGGLRLFLLQQRRTGPARTSERRRTPRSVREGTRTRRTAPDADESATRLRQRRSAREHPRSSARRADSPPPRRSASSGRPTPPPPVSDRISQAPRSTQVPRSAQPPRSTEAPRSAQTPRSTPQRPTARYRSTDVPAHPIPQVRYRDRYEPPFETEQPR